The Carassius carassius chromosome 28, fCarCar2.1, whole genome shotgun sequence region tttggcctacaaaaacaCATCATCCCCGCAGCACTGTATTGAGGAAAGAGACGCACCACATACCTTTTGATGGTTTTCTGGGGTTTTCATCTAGATGATGTACACAGTCTCCTGTAAAagatttataattacatttattgttcTTTACAAACACAGGCCATTCTCAGGAAACTGTGTCTCCATGTCTTACTGTTACAAATGAACAGGGAACTGAATTATATGACAGAATTATAGTttgggaccagttctcactattaactatttaaTAACTATGACCTCTGCCCCAAGTAAGGAAGTTTTTAAGTTTCGGTATAGGGAGGATTAAGGGGTCTAAActgtggtcatgcagaataaggcattgatatgtgctttatgagtactaataaacagccaatatgctggtCATatacatgctaataaacaactagttaaaaTGAAAATCGATCCTTAAACTGTTGAAATATAACTGACATATTAAGTTAGGTTTATGTTATAAAACAATAGTTTTTTTCAGCATCTGTTCAACACCGTCTTTTTGATTTCCCGCTTTCAAAATAATGGCTTGATTTTCTGACATCACAAGAAGATACCAAAAAATAGTCATTTAGACAAACATTCTCCTTAAGTATATAGCACTATTTCATTGCATCTATATTAGCTATAACATCATAGCGATCAAATTGTTTTCGGACTTTACTTGAGTAGTTGCGTACTCAAGTGTTTCCATTTTAAACATACTGCCAGAGggttgaaataaaatatcaagcTTTGGGTGACAGTTAGGCTTTCTGTACTAATCCGAAGGGAACATTTGTTCCAATTTTTGTCAGGTATAGGCCTGTGACTTCAGGCCTGACATTGGAAAACAGGATTTCTTGAAGTGATTAATAAAGGAAGTTTTGTCACCAAGGCAAAGGAGCGTCTGGTGTTAGTGTTGAGTGAGCTGACCCTCTCTGATGGTAGCCGTCCAGACAGTATGACCCGAGTCAGCATCAGTCAAGGACAGTTTGAAGGGAGGACTCTCCTCGAAGAAGACCTCGAAGTATCCCTTGACCTCCACGATGACAGGAGAGAAGAGCatgtcctgcacacacacacacacacacctgtgacagACTGACAGCTGAGTGTGTGAGCTGTGATCTGTGTCTGCAGTACCTCTGGTGTGATGTGACCCATGGGCTCGCTGATGAGACGGTACCTCCTGTTCTCCTCCAGCATGCATGTGGGCGGCTTGTCTACTTGTATGTACTTCTTGTTGTTCTTACAGTTGTTGGCCCGCCGAACAGCCCTCCTGATATCCTGAAAAACATGGCATCAGCTGTAATGTTGAAGAACCTCCTTCAGAGTCTTGTCAAGCTAATCTAACTCAGGTTCAGGATTAGTTCAATTTGTACAAAACCAAACAAATTCCACCTGTTTTAAGCAGAACTACAATCCTTCCATCTCTTCTCTGACAGCTTAATTGAACTTTGAGTTTAATAATGCCACTATTGTCATCTGTAAAGCTGTTTTACAGCTGAAATTGATGAATTTTGcaacattaatattgttattttcctgtttatttctgtgaagcTGATTTAAAACAATCCATATTGAATAAAGTGTTATGGAAATAAAGTGACTTAACTTTTGACCTCGAGTTTTCTATTGGTCAAGTGAGCAATGCAAtgcttttcattgaaaataaaacattgttttaaccAATATCTTGTTGCTGTCCAATGAAACAAACAATTTTGTAAGTACCATTAAAATATCAAACACCAACGAtgtatatgatataatattatgtaatataattgtagttgttttatatgttatttttcattcatttcggAAGGTTGTTAATGAGAAACTGTTTTCTCATGGCGTTCTGCCAGCTGGTGGTTTTCTATTATCAAATCATATTTATTGCTAGAGACTCATCCGTTTTACTAGGAATTAAGTGTGGGCTTTATGTTGGTAAAACTACATCGTCTTTGCGACACAGGCCTCTAAAATCCAACTAGGACAGAccaaagtttaaataaataaacttttcataATACTTTCTGgtgcttttttgttattttgagcTTGACAGACCAGTCCCCTTTGATTATATGCACAGAAGAGGCCAGCAGATTCTTAGAAGAAACAGTCATATTCAGTTGGAAGGACATGAGGTCTTTAGACCTTCTAAAGGCCTTCACAAGCATTCTGTCAGTTTTTTTGACTGACTGAAACTGAAATCGCCTCTCTGACAGCGTGAATTACGCTACGCTGAAACCGCTCTGTGGTGTGCAGACCACAGGAAGTCATTTCACATGATAACGTGTTGATTAAACCCACAGCAGAAGATAAAGACAAGCCCCTGTCCAGAGATACATGTAAGCAGCCCACAAACATTTGTGGAAGGTTGATAATGAGCCAATATTAATACATGGCATTTATCAAGAGCATCTGCTTCATTCAACAGTTTTGGCTTGTGTCACATTAGTGAGTACCTAACCAGAAAATGTGGCTTTGCATCAGGGGCTGTAATTTTCTTTGGCCACAATGCAACAAAGGTCATTATTTGAGCTGAGCACTTCTCACGACAGCATCTGTTTGAAGATGAAAGATCAAAGAGCCAAGTGACTGGTTTTCACTTGGTTTTTTACATATTAAGAAGGGCCCTCTTTAAAATTGTGACACCTGGAAAGTGACAACATTTGGATAAGTAACTTTAATATTAGTTCTCATAAAGCTCACTAATTATGTTTAACGATCATCCATTTTAAAGGCTAATCATCTCCGTTCATTATATAATAgacatttttaactcaaacacatagagtctataatccataataacacttcctccagtgaagaagtgcatcagctgttgtctctcacagattagtttagagctgtttaaacgctgcttgatctgtgcagatttctctcctgattcagaccagaacactttttcactggaggaagtgttattatggattatagactctatgtgtttgagttaaaatcatcttaatgctggatgtgtttcgtcgtttgtcttctccagatgttcactgatggactggagtgatgtggattattgggatgtttttatcagactctcattctgacggcacccattcactgcagagcatccattgatgagacactgatccaatgctacatttctacaaacctgatgaagagacAATCTCTGGATAGTCTCTGCTACTGTGAAAACTGAAAGCATGATGCTGAGATCCTACAGGTATTTTAAAGCTTCTAGACATTTAGTAGATGATGACACCCACACAATCGAACATTAAACATCACACATTCACGAGCAGAGCAATAATCACCCAGAGTGGCAGACATGCAGGCAAAACGCAGAACTGAAACTGGTCTGACGTCACAATGATGTTAGTGCCACTCGTCCCTGAAGAGATAGGACATAGCACAGCACTGCTGTAGCTTAACCCTGGAATCAAATCTAAACTTAGCAGATTACCAGAAGCTCACACAAGCAGCGCTACCGAGAATAAGACCCTGTGTAAAAGCCGTGTCATTTCTGTGAAAGCAGAAGGCTTTTTGTTGCTGATAAACTGTTTGGCATGTTTCCTCACCTTGATGTCAGAGCAGTTGTTTCCAGCCAGGTAAACTCTGAAGGAGAAGGAGTTCTCAGGGCCCACCTCCTTGAACACCTGCACCACCCCATGATGCTCTGCTGATTTAGACGTCTGAACAATCGGACCCACGGGTGAAAGAGACGACACGTTCCACCTGACGTGACTGCCGGAGTGATCCACCGAGGGCTCGATCAGACCACGGCTGTTCTTCACATGCAGCACGCTGAACTTCACTTCGTTCTCTTTATCTGCTAATCGAAAATATGATGTCAAATCCCTCAAGCGAGCACTTATTCTTTGGGAGAAACCAAAAAACCCTATTGTGAAAACTTGATGAAATCTCTGTACCTGCTAGACACAGTGAGTGTGGGAACTGGACGGATTTGAGAATAGACGGATCGCAGTCCACGTCGAAAATAGGACCAGCGAATTTCCATGATCCGGTCAAGTATGTGCTAAACTTGCTCCAGGAGAGGATGCAGTAGGTGATCTTGACACGCTGAGAGACCTCGAACACCAGCCCAGTGTCTGAACACTCATACACACCCTCGGCCTCCAGCTGCAGCCTACAGAAGAGTCCAGACACGTTAAACACCTTCCCTCTATCAACATTCAATTTAGTCAGAGAAATCAGCTTTTATTTAACTCGTAAGCTGTAACGATCAAGGTTTAATACTTCACTTCTCAGTTCTTAAAACATACTTCAACCCTAAATAATTGGAACACCGCCTTTTTtagaacagaaaaaaagcaaaaaacttGGCAACAAAGATAGAGGCATAGTTAATGTATTTAAAAGTCATATTTCCATCTCTGTTGCAACAGTTTTGGAAGTGTCTAAAATGACTGTATCCATATGTACAAGTCACTGGTGTTTGGTGATGAGTGTTTGGCTCAAGATCTTCATGTAAAGTCACTCCAGACGAGTCAAGTTCTTCAAACACTGACACTTTTTGCACCTTATACACAGAGGCACTGTCATGTTAGAATACAAAAGGCTCAAACTGTTGCTATAAAATTACAAGCACACAATTCCCTAGAATATCATATATATGCTCAAACCCTAAGATCTGTATTCATGGGATTACTAAAGTAGCTCATTACTGTAGGGGTGccaatacttttgtccatatagtgtatGTTGTTTTTGGTTTGGagaaaaacactgataataatcagaaatgtttcttgagcagtaaatcatcatattttcatgatttctgaagatcatgtgacactgaagactggaggaatgatgctgaaatgaTCACAGCAatcaattacagtttaacagataaACAGccgttttaaattgtaattattgtttttgatcatttaaatgcagcctctgtgaacagaagagacttctttcaaaacagtaGTTATTCACAGGTTTACAGATTCATGTGTGGCATTTGAAACTTGGCTTTCTTGACATATTAATCACTGGGAAATAATACCATGCAGCAGAAAGGTTTCAATGACACATTTGACTATTCTCACATTACACCTAGGATTTTACACTAGTCAAGTTTAGAATGCAGCACTGGTCATTTAGAAAAATGAGAGTCATAAAGCGAGGGACACATCTGCTGTGAGTCAGACGAGACCCATCACGTCCTCACACACTGAGgacatacagtatgtacagtatggaGGACCTACTGTAGCCGATCTCGAGACATCTTCCTGGGGGTTACCAGCTCGAATTTGGGATTCTGTGGGGGAAAAACAGTCTTGTGTCAGCATTACATTCATCATCAGCACTTCATTTCACTTTTTCCATTTAGAAAACAGACAGTTTTGAATCTTAAGCTACAGCAATAACAGAACCACTGCTATATGTTATGATATAATGGTATACCAATACACAAATTCGTTTAATAGACAAATATCAGATGAATTTATTGACAGATCATTTAGTGAGGCTCATCATTTCTACATCTCtacatcctttttttattttatagttgtcaatactttttatattttccatagtGTAGAATCATAGTAAAATAATGTCTCCAGAGAGGCCACAGTATTGAGCCATTACTGGCATTGTGCTCAAAGTCACAACATTACAAGGTTTATAATGGTATatataagatatttttaagaCCAAGCTAAAAATTAGACTGGAATTTAGTAAGAAATTGTATCTTGATTAAAGaaagtttagatatttgtactggaaaaccaGACAAAACACTGAGGAAGATActtatttttagcaatgcatgctaaattcatttacatttatgcttaCATGTAGTCATTTaatgtgacttacaaatgaggacaatggaagcaaatcaacaaaagagcaacaagaGCTGTGTCAAGTCtaagttagcttaacacagtacacgtagcatggttttttttaataataaaagaaaagataactagtagatagaatagaaaaagaacaggCAAtgctagttttctttattttttgccatGACTTTAAGAGCTGATGACTTTCTGCAGTGATTGAAGACTGTTTAATGACACGTTAAGAGCGGCAGAAGTCTGTATTACAGGGTAATGTTTAACATTGATGTTGGCGGTTTAATTACTGATCGTGAGCGTTGTGTTCAGAGGCTGACCTTCAGAGCTCGGCACTTCTCACAGCAGGACTGAAGCGGCTCGTCCGAGGCTTTACGGGAGAGAAACACAGATTTATAACACCAGCTCGGGATCTACACCCAGCACACATGAGAGGAGGATCTTTACCGGTGTGATGTTCTGCTCTGGGTCTCGTGTCGGAGTCTGGAAACACAGGATCATTATCATTAGCGTTCATCCTTCACTCAAGATCAAGACGACTGACATACAGGACCCCTGAAAGCTTCCTAACATAAAATGTTACTCCAGTCTCTCTCGTTACTGAGATTATTATGGAGAGGTGTTTAAGGCTTTCAGTGCACTTCCAGATACTCATATTTTATTAATAGATTATAAGGGGATGCAAGTGTAAAACGCATCAGTGTGTTGTCTCGTTCACCAGAACAGATTCTATAGACAGTGATCAAATCTGAACCTGAATCTCTTTCCTCTTCCTCGTCGTGGACTTCCTCTTCCTCCGAGCTCTCCTCAGTTGATGTGTTATCtgaacaaacacatgcacattcaTATCACATCAGGCCTGCTTCTTTGAGGGAGACAGCACTCAATATACGGTGGAATTAATATTGGAACTTTTCCTCTTATCTTCTGAGTTTGACCAGTTTTCATAAGGTAGAGTGTATATAAAAAGAAACTAGATGAGGTCAGAAAAGCATGTATTTGAGTTGGCATTCTCTTGATTTGTGTTTAAAGGTGAAAGTGCAATAATTCTAATGAAATGACAACAATCATGATCAGTAATTGTGATCAGATCAGTTTCACTATTACACAGCATGACTAAAATATGAGTGCAGAAATGAGGTTTGAGAGCAGCCTGGACATTTCACCCGACAGACCACTCTATCGCTGTGCTGACTGTCCTTCAGCTAATTTGGTCAAAAATGATGCTTGTAAATCTGCCATTAAGCTGTATGATCACCCAATCTGGAATTCAATCTTGTTATCAGCTGTTTTCAGCTATCAGTATTTCTGTGTGGAACTGGCTGATCATAGACTTCACTGATCTgagtgaaaaagaaaatatttggaaATATTCTCTCAAAATCTGAGGGAATTACCAATATTTGTAAACAATATAGCATAACAAGAAATTAATAagattataatgtttttgtagaCTGGTCATTTTTGACAAGGAACACCATGAGTGTAACAAAGTAGGGAGAAAATCCCCCCCAAAAAGTACCAAaactacaaaaaagaaaagaaagaaagaaagaaacttgtgTTTTAGGTTAATGTAATATCATTAACTGGCGCTTTTAGGAAAATCCTCTGAAAtgtacattataataaatattgatTTACTAGTAATATGTCTATTTTTCTCTtggaaattaatatttaacagtaaAGCACTGAGTCTGAAAATTtcctttttttgaaaataatggCAGAATTTGCAAAGTGTGTAAAAGCCCAGGTTGCTACAGAAAACGTATCTCTCCGACTCTCATCATGTCTCTTATCTGCAGAATCACACATGATCATGCCTGGTCACATGATACACGTGTCAAGCTCCTCCGGACTGCTGTGattacacacacactgcacacacactgcacacacactgaTTCTGATGCTGGAAGGAGTTTCCGCATGAGACATTAGCAAAAACGCTGATGCCAGTCTGTGAAATCTGTCATACAGGGGATGCTAACTTCATCTAGATGGAATATTTACAGTCTGTTCATTCTTCATATGCTACTCAACAATGTGTGCCTTATTAAATCACACCACAGACGTGACTTTGAGATGAATCCACACACCTGCACTGCTGGGAGAACTTTCAGCAGGATGATCTGTTCAGCAGAAAACAGAAACATGACAGGGTTACTGAAGAGAATATTTCATTAGAAATAACAAAAGTTAACCAGAAATCACACTGACTGTACAGTAGCTGCTTTGGTCCCTTTGTTGACCACTGGAGGTCACTGTTTCTGTGTTTCATTTGTTCTGGGACTCTTATTATTGATTCTGGTCTTCCTGTttcctgttctgtgtgtgtgtgtgtgtgtgtgtgtgtgtgtgtgtgtgtgtgtgtgtgtgtgtgtgtgtgtgtgtgtgtgagtgcgtgtgtgtgtgtgtgtgtgagtgcgtgtgtgtgtgtgtgtgtgagtgcgtgtgtgtgtgtgagtgcgtgtgtgtgtgtgcgtgtgtgtgcgtgtgtgtgtgtgtgtgtgtgtgtgtgtgtgtgtgtgtgtgcgtgtgtgtgtgtgtgcgtgtgtgtgtgtgagtgtgtgtggtgtgtgtggtgtgtgtgtgtgtggtgtgtgtgtgtgtgtgtgtgagtgcgtgtgtgtgcgtgtgtgtgtgtgcgtgtgtgagtgcgtgtgtgtttgtgtgtgagtgtgagtgtgtgtgtgtgtgtgagtgtgtgtggtgtgtgtggtgtgtgtgtgtgtggtgtgtgtgtgtgtgtgtgtgtgagtgcgtgtgtgtgtgtgcgtgtgtgagtgcgtgtgtgtttgtgtgtgtgtgtgtgtgtgtgtgtgcgtgtgtgtgtgtgtgtggtgtgtgtgtgtgtgtgtgtgtgtgagtgcgtgtgtgtgtgtgcgtgtgtgagtgcgtgtgtgtttgtgtgtgagtgtgagtgtgtgtgtgtgtgtgtgagtgtgtgtggtgtgt contains the following coding sequences:
- the si:dkeyp-97b10.3 gene encoding NACHT, LRR and PYD domains-containing protein 1a allele 5 isoform X2, with protein sequence MNGLRFDGRYRLSSANLSSRKHRWDCAAVAARIMVAHMAHHGETTPLSDGNGEVSPSDLKDHPAESSPSSADNTSTEESSEEEEVHDEEEERDSDSDTRPRAEHHTASDEPLQSCCEKCRALKNPKFELVTPRKMSRDRLQLQLEAEGVYECSDTGLVFEVSQRVKITYCILSWSKFSTYLTGSWKFAGPIFDVDCDPSILKSVQFPHSLCLAADKENEVKFSVLHVKNSRGLIEPSVDHSGSHVRWNVSSLSPVGPIVQTSKSAEHHGVVQVFKEVGPENSFSFRVYLAGNNCSDIKDIRRAVRRANNCKNNKKYIQVDKPPTCMLEENRRYRLISEPMGHITPEDMLFSPVIVEVKGYFEVFFEESPPFKLSLTDADSGHTVWTATIREGDCVHHLDENPRKPSKGIKRHSSMSEEELCHKQSKKARGIDEPDCNAPAVAPDLTDQQLMQVAKRMGREWKVVAISCLGLSKQDLEEMEATEESVTMLKFNMLERWRRRQPKGRAGIQDLHKCLKDNDDVPNEVIAALDEMLQNNSAT
- the si:dkeyp-97b10.3 gene encoding NACHT, LRR and PYD domains-containing protein 1b allele 3 isoform X3, whose amino-acid sequence is MNGLRFDGRYRLSSANLSSRKHRWDCAAVAARIMVAHMAHHGETTPLSDGNGEVSPSDLKDHPAESSPSSADNTSTEESSEEEEVHDEEEERDSDSDTRPRAEHHTASDEPLQSCCEKCRALKNPKFELVTPRKMSRDRLQLQLEAEGVYECSDTGLVFEVSQRVKITYCILSWSKFSTYLTGSWKFAGPIFDVDCDPSILKSVQFPHSLCLADKENEVKFSVLHVKNSRGLIEPSVDHSGSHVRWNVSSLSPVGPIVQTSKSAEHHGVVQVFKEVGPENSFSFRVYLAGNNCSDIKDIRRAVRRANNCKNNKKYIQVDKPPTCMLEENRRYRLISEPMGHITPEDMLFSPVIVEVKGYFEVFFEESPPFKLSLTDADSGHTVWTATIREGDCVHHLDENPRKPSKGRKRHSSMSEEELCHKQSKKARGIDEPDCNAPAVAPDLTDQQLMQVAKRMGREWKVVAISCLGLSKQDLEEMEATEESVTMLKFNMLERWRRRQPKGRAGIQDLHKCLKDNDDVPNEVIAALDEMLQNNSAT
- the si:dkeyp-97b10.3 gene encoding NACHT, LRR and PYD domains-containing protein 1b allele 3 isoform X1 codes for the protein MNGLRFDGRYRLSSANLSSRKHRWDCAAVAARIMVAHMAHHGETTPLSDGNGEVSPSDLKDHPAESSPSSADNTSTEESSEEEEVHDEEEERDSDSDTRPRAEHHTASDEPLQSCCEKCRALKNPKFELVTPRKMSRDRLQLQLEAEGVYECSDTGLVFEVSQRVKITYCILSWSKFSTYLTGSWKFAGPIFDVDCDPSILKSVQFPHSLCLAADKENEVKFSVLHVKNSRGLIEPSVDHSGSHVRWNVSSLSPVGPIVQTSKSAEHHGVVQVFKEVGPENSFSFRVYLAGNNCSDIKDIRRAVRRANNCKNNKKYIQVDKPPTCMLEENRRYRLISEPMGHITPEDMLFSPVIVEVKGYFEVFFEESPPFKLSLTDADSGHTVWTATIREGDCVHHLDENPRKPSKGRKRHSSMSEEELCHKQSKKARGIDEPDCNAPAVAPDLTDQQLMQVAKRMGREWKVVAISCLGLSKQDLEEMEATEESVTMLKFNMLERWRRRQPKGRAGIQDLHKCLKDNDDVPNEVIAALDEMLQNNSAT
- the si:dkeyp-97b10.3 gene encoding NACHT, LRR and PYD domains-containing protein 1b allele 3 isoform X4 yields the protein MNGLRFDGRYRLSSANLSSRKHRWDCAAVAARIMVAHMAHHGETTPLSDGNGEVSPSDLKDNTSTEESSEEEEVHDEEEERDSDSDTRPRAEHHTASDEPLQSCCEKCRALKNPKFELVTPRKMSRDRLQLQLEAEGVYECSDTGLVFEVSQRVKITYCILSWSKFSTYLTGSWKFAGPIFDVDCDPSILKSVQFPHSLCLAADKENEVKFSVLHVKNSRGLIEPSVDHSGSHVRWNVSSLSPVGPIVQTSKSAEHHGVVQVFKEVGPENSFSFRVYLAGNNCSDIKDIRRAVRRANNCKNNKKYIQVDKPPTCMLEENRRYRLISEPMGHITPEDMLFSPVIVEVKGYFEVFFEESPPFKLSLTDADSGHTVWTATIREGDCVHHLDENPRKPSKGRKRHSSMSEEELCHKQSKKARGIDEPDCNAPAVAPDLTDQQLMQVAKRMGREWKVVAISCLGLSKQDLEEMEATEESVTMLKFNMLERWRRRQPKGRAGIQDLHKCLKDNDDVPNEVIAALDEMLQNNSAT